A stretch of the Bradyrhizobium arachidis genome encodes the following:
- a CDS encoding molybdopterin-binding protein: MTQRLPPTLTPLDVALAGLLNELQPVAPIALPLAEALGCIAAEMPALKPLPPHDVAVVDGWALRANDLVGASSYSPLPLTALPTWVESGDAMPAGCDCVLDADAVATAGPISEVLTEGIPGQGVRRAGSDIAAGASVVVPGTQIHAADLMLARAAGMETLNVRRPRLRIVNMPHGGVSARLIADHARTCGAQIVEVEAGARDAASITHALDAAACDLLLLVGGTGVGREDAAITALAARGEVLAHGIALEPGRTAATGRLRAVPVIALPGAPDHAFATWLALARSVLDRLSARRQQNAVTLPLARKIASSVGVAEVALLAEQAGTWLPLAIGALPLQSIARADAWLIVLGDSEGFAADTPVDAYLLRE; encoded by the coding sequence ATGACCCAGCGCCTGCCGCCAACGCTCACGCCGCTCGACGTCGCTCTCGCAGGCCTGCTGAATGAGCTTCAGCCGGTTGCGCCGATCGCGCTGCCGCTTGCGGAAGCGCTCGGCTGCATTGCCGCCGAGATGCCTGCGCTAAAGCCGCTTCCACCGCACGACGTCGCAGTCGTCGACGGCTGGGCGCTGCGCGCCAACGATCTCGTCGGGGCATCCTCCTATTCGCCGTTGCCGCTGACCGCGCTGCCGACCTGGGTCGAGAGCGGTGATGCAATGCCGGCGGGCTGCGATTGCGTGCTCGACGCCGATGCTGTCGCAACGGCGGGGCCGATCAGCGAAGTCTTGACCGAGGGAATTCCGGGCCAAGGCGTGCGTCGCGCCGGCAGCGATATCGCCGCGGGCGCATCGGTCGTTGTGCCGGGGACGCAAATCCACGCCGCCGATCTCATGCTTGCGCGCGCGGCGGGCATGGAAACGCTGAACGTCCGCCGACCGCGTCTGCGCATCGTCAATATGCCTCATGGTGGGGTCTCCGCGCGGCTGATTGCGGATCACGCGCGCACATGCGGCGCGCAGATCGTCGAGGTCGAAGCCGGAGCGCGCGATGCGGCTTCAATCACGCATGCGCTCGATGCCGCCGCATGCGATCTGCTGCTGTTGGTCGGAGGCACCGGCGTCGGTCGCGAGGATGCGGCCATCACCGCGCTGGCCGCGCGCGGCGAGGTGCTTGCCCACGGTATCGCGCTGGAACCGGGGCGCACGGCTGCAACCGGCCGGCTGCGCGCCGTTCCTGTCATCGCGCTGCCGGGAGCCCCGGATCACGCCTTCGCAACCTGGCTCGCGCTGGCGCGTTCGGTCCTGGACCGCCTGTCGGCGCGGCGGCAGCAAAACGCCGTCACCTTGCCGCTTGCGCGCAAGATCGCCTCCAGCGTCGGCGTCGCCGAAGTTGCATTGCTGGCTGAGCAGGCCGGGACGTGGCTGCCGCTTGCGATCGGTGCGCTGCCACTGCAGTCGATCGCGCGGGCAGATGCCTGGCTCATTGTTCTCGGCGACAGCGAAGGCTTTGCTGCTGATACGCCGGTCGATGCTTATCTCCTGCGGGAGTGA
- a CDS encoding molybdopterin biosynthesis protein, with amino-acid sequence MTTPPQPQDRASLDQEQFLKILSREEAVRRFDDALFPRALPSEMRKLADALGSALAEDVTAPIDVPPFDRSNVDGFAVRSADLAAAGEAAPVHLVLNDEVIACGTAPKLQVASGTATPIATGGPVPRGADAVVMVEHTQPAGAQAIEVRRSASPGQFVSYAGSDIARGEALLRAGSVVGSREIGMLAACGIAEVRVSRKPRVAVISTGDELVQPGEMLSPAAIYDTNGAIVAAAINENGGAATFLGAIPDDEAKLEAAMRRALAGADMLVLSGGTSKGAGDLSHRIIGRLGKPGIIAHGVALKPGKPLCLAVCDGKPVVILPGFPTSAMFTFHDMIVPVLRRMAGLPPRADAMVSAKVPVRIASELGRTEFVMVSLVEGKGGLIAYPSGKGSGAITSFAQADGFLRIDALADQMPSGTDAEVTLFTPHVRVPDLVIIGSHCSGLDLVTAPLARAGLAVRSIAVGSLGGLAAARRGECDLAPIHLFDDKTETYNTPYLAEGLELVPGWRRMQGIVFRKGDKRFAGLGAKEAVAAALGDPACIMVNRNQGAGTRILIDRLLGGARPEGYWNQPRSHNAVAAAVAQHRADWGMTIAPVAHATGLGFIPLTEEHYDFALVTARKQRPAVQAFLDALASDDSRAALERAGFRPA; translated from the coding sequence ATGACTACGCCGCCGCAGCCGCAGGATCGCGCCTCGCTCGATCAGGAACAATTCCTCAAGATCCTCTCACGCGAGGAAGCCGTGCGGCGCTTTGACGACGCCTTGTTCCCGCGCGCGCTGCCGAGCGAGATGCGAAAGCTGGCCGATGCGCTTGGCTCCGCATTGGCAGAAGATGTCACCGCGCCCATCGACGTGCCGCCCTTCGATCGCTCCAATGTCGATGGCTTTGCGGTGCGCTCCGCCGATCTCGCTGCCGCCGGTGAGGCTGCGCCCGTTCATCTTGTGTTGAATGACGAGGTCATCGCCTGCGGCACGGCGCCGAAGCTGCAGGTCGCCTCGGGGACGGCAACGCCGATCGCGACCGGCGGTCCGGTGCCGCGCGGCGCCGATGCCGTCGTCATGGTCGAGCACACCCAGCCTGCGGGTGCGCAGGCAATCGAAGTGCGTCGTTCCGCTTCGCCCGGGCAGTTCGTCTCCTATGCCGGCTCGGACATCGCGCGCGGCGAGGCGCTGCTGCGCGCCGGCTCGGTGGTCGGTTCGCGCGAGATCGGCATGCTGGCGGCCTGCGGCATCGCCGAGGTCAGGGTCTCGCGCAAACCGCGCGTGGCCGTCATCTCCACCGGCGACGAGCTGGTTCAGCCCGGCGAGATGCTTTCACCCGCCGCCATCTACGACACCAACGGCGCGATCGTCGCGGCCGCGATCAACGAGAATGGCGGTGCGGCGACGTTCCTCGGCGCCATCCCCGACGATGAAGCCAAGCTCGAAGCCGCGATGCGCCGCGCGCTGGCAGGCGCCGATATGCTCGTGCTCTCGGGCGGTACGTCGAAAGGTGCGGGCGATCTCTCCCACCGCATCATTGGCCGTCTCGGCAAGCCTGGCATCATCGCGCACGGCGTGGCACTCAAACCCGGCAAACCGCTGTGCCTTGCGGTCTGCGACGGCAAGCCGGTCGTGATCCTGCCGGGTTTTCCGACCTCGGCGATGTTCACCTTCCACGACATGATCGTGCCGGTGTTGCGCAGGATGGCCGGACTGCCGCCGCGCGCGGACGCCATGGTGAGCGCGAAGGTGCCGGTGCGCATCGCCTCCGAACTCGGCCGCACAGAATTCGTCATGGTGTCGCTGGTCGAGGGCAAGGGCGGCCTGATCGCCTATCCCTCCGGCAAGGGGTCCGGTGCGATCACGTCCTTCGCGCAGGCCGACGGTTTCCTGCGCATCGACGCGCTTGCCGACCAGATGCCATCAGGTACCGACGCCGAGGTGACGCTGTTCACACCGCATGTGCGCGTGCCTGACCTCGTCATCATCGGCAGCCACTGCAGCGGCCTCGATCTCGTCACCGCGCCGCTGGCGCGCGCCGGCCTTGCCGTGCGCTCGATCGCGGTCGGCAGCCTCGGCGGGCTTGCGGCCGCACGGCGCGGCGAATGCGATCTGGCGCCGATCCATCTGTTCGACGACAAGACGGAAACCTACAACACGCCCTATCTCGCCGAGGGCCTCGAGCTCGTGCCGGGCTGGCGGCGCATGCAGGGCATCGTGTTCCGCAAGGGCGACAAGCGGTTTGCAGGACTGGGCGCGAAGGAGGCCGTCGCCGCTGCGCTTGGCGATCCCGCCTGCATCATGGTCAACCGCAACCAGGGTGCCGGCACGCGCATCCTGATCGACCGGCTACTCGGCGGCGCGCGCCCAGAGGGTTACTGGAACCAGCCGCGTTCGCACAACGCGGTGGCCGCCGCCGTCGCCCAGCATCGCGCCGACTGGGGCATGACGATTGCGCCGGTCGCCCATGCAACGGGCCTCGGTTTCATTCCGCTCACTGAGGAGCATTATGATTTCGCGCTGGTCACAGCGCGCAAGCAGCGTCCGGCGGTGCAGGCTTTCCTCGATGCGCTCGCCTCCGACGACAGCCGCGCCGCACTGGAGCGCGCCGGATTCCGGCCGGCCTGA
- a CDS encoding FAD-dependent monooxygenase yields MARPLSVAIVGAGMGGLATAAALRRVGIDVTVYEQASQFARIGAGIQIGCNAMKVLRALGLERRMRDQSFYPRSWNNRDWRTGDVKFDMIFGESAEQKFGAPYLLAHRGDLHAALASVVPVECVRLSHKLVGLDETSDGVRLVFANGTNAVADAVIGADGVHSMVRDILFDTAPVKFTGRIAYRTTYPAALLGGAEIDDCTKWWGEDRHIVIYYVKPDRSEVYLVTSQPEPDFRIESWSAKGDVRELRASFEGFHPQVTQVLAACPDVHKWAIMDRAALDRWSVGNVSLLGDACHPMTPYMAQGAAMAIEDAAVLSRCLDGVARDGVADAFRRFEATRKERTTRVQETSHANIWLRERTDTSWVYGYDAWTVPLAT; encoded by the coding sequence ATGGCAAGGCCACTTTCGGTTGCGATCGTCGGTGCCGGCATGGGCGGGCTCGCCACGGCCGCCGCACTTCGGCGCGTCGGCATCGACGTTACCGTCTACGAGCAGGCCTCGCAATTCGCCCGCATCGGCGCCGGCATCCAGATCGGCTGCAACGCCATGAAGGTGCTGCGTGCGCTCGGGCTCGAACGGCGCATGCGCGACCAGTCCTTCTATCCCCGCTCCTGGAATAATCGCGACTGGCGCACCGGCGACGTCAAGTTCGACATGATCTTTGGCGAGAGCGCAGAGCAGAAATTTGGCGCGCCCTATCTGCTCGCGCATCGCGGCGATCTGCATGCAGCGCTGGCCAGCGTCGTGCCGGTCGAATGCGTCAGGCTCAGCCACAAGCTGGTTGGTCTCGATGAGACCAGTGATGGCGTTCGGCTGGTATTTGCGAACGGCACGAATGCTGTTGCGGATGCGGTGATCGGCGCCGACGGCGTGCATTCGATGGTGCGCGACATCCTGTTCGACACAGCGCCGGTCAAATTCACCGGACGCATCGCCTATCGCACGACCTATCCAGCGGCGCTGCTCGGCGGCGCAGAGATTGACGACTGCACCAAATGGTGGGGCGAGGACCGCCACATCGTGATCTACTACGTCAAGCCGGATCGCAGCGAAGTCTATCTCGTCACCAGCCAGCCCGAGCCTGACTTCCGCATCGAGTCCTGGTCGGCGAAGGGGGACGTGCGCGAGCTACGCGCGTCATTCGAGGGCTTCCACCCGCAGGTCACGCAGGTGCTGGCCGCATGTCCCGACGTGCACAAATGGGCGATCATGGACCGTGCCGCGCTCGATCGCTGGTCGGTCGGCAATGTGAGCCTGCTCGGCGACGCCTGTCATCCGATGACGCCCTACATGGCGCAAGGCGCGGCCATGGCGATCGAGGACGCCGCCGTGCTGTCGCGCTGTCTCGATGGTGTCGCACGCGACGGCGTCGCCGACGCATTTCGCCGCTTCGAGGCAACGCGCAAGGAGCGCACCACGCGGGTGCAGGAGACCTCCCACGCCAACATCTGGTTGAGGGAGCGAACCGATACGAGCTGGGTCTATGGCTACGACGCCTGGACTGTGCCGCTGGCGACCTAG
- the mobA gene encoding molybdenum cofactor guanylyltransferase MobA produces MPPNIPSTLGVLLAGGLARRMGGGDKPMRTIGGRTILERVIARLTPQCDRLILNANGDPARFSAFGLTVIADDVPDYPGPLAGILAALDWTAANRPEVEWVLSAAADCPFLPRDLLARLHEARAKENAQLAVAASSGQSHPVIGLWRVDLRDALRHSLTVEDIRKIDRWTARYRLATASWPTEPLDPFFNANTVEDVAEAERLAALDAAS; encoded by the coding sequence ATGCCGCCCAACATTCCGTCGACTCTTGGCGTGCTGCTCGCCGGCGGTCTCGCGCGCCGCATGGGCGGCGGCGACAAGCCGATGCGCACCATCGGCGGCCGCACCATTTTGGAGCGCGTCATTGCGCGCCTGACGCCGCAATGCGATCGCCTGATCCTCAATGCCAATGGCGATCCCGCGCGCTTTTCCGCATTCGGGCTGACCGTGATCGCTGACGACGTGCCCGACTATCCCGGCCCGCTGGCCGGCATCCTCGCTGCGCTCGACTGGACCGCGGCGAACCGGCCGGAGGTTGAGTGGGTTTTGAGCGCGGCTGCCGACTGCCCGTTCCTGCCGCGCGATCTCCTCGCGCGGCTGCATGAAGCGCGCGCGAAGGAGAATGCCCAGCTCGCGGTCGCCGCTTCCAGCGGCCAGTCGCATCCGGTGATCGGACTCTGGCGCGTTGACCTGCGCGATGCGCTACGCCATTCGCTTACGGTAGAAGACATCCGCAAGATCGACCGCTGGACCGCGCGCTATCGGCTGGCAACCGCGAGCTGGCCGACAGAACCGCTCGATCCGTTCTTTAATGCGAACACGGTGGAGGATGTGGCGGAAGCCGAACGGCTCGCCGCGCTGGATGCGGCCTCTTAG
- a CDS encoding formate dehydrogenase accessory sulfurtransferase FdhD, translating into MMKIEKAPVPLIVPDTADPRLTQAVIGVDQTGAKVETRVPMERPLTLYLNAQEIVTMMTIGDYPEYLALGYLLNQNMLKYNDVVTEVEYHDDLQVVVVRTEHHTNFEAKLKKRTQTSGCAQGTAFGDLLEAVESVTLPKAELRTSWLYQMTQTINTMPSLYLEAGAIHGCVLCKEGTPLCYTEDVGRHNAVDKIAGWMYRHNVDAGDKILYTTGRLTSEMVIKTVRMGIPILVSRSGFTAWGVDLARQVGLTLVGRTRGKRFLALAGEERIVYDQNLDYVEEESAKHKRKGEGGDD; encoded by the coding sequence ATGATGAAGATCGAGAAAGCCCCGGTCCCCCTGATCGTCCCTGACACGGCCGATCCGCGCCTGACGCAAGCCGTGATCGGCGTCGACCAGACCGGCGCAAAGGTCGAGACCAGGGTGCCGATGGAGCGGCCGCTGACGCTCTATCTCAACGCCCAGGAAATCGTCACCATGATGACGATCGGCGACTATCCGGAATATCTGGCGCTGGGCTACCTGCTCAACCAGAACATGCTGAAATATAATGACGTCGTTACCGAGGTCGAATACCACGACGACCTCCAGGTCGTCGTCGTGCGCACCGAGCATCACACCAATTTCGAGGCCAAGCTGAAGAAGCGGACGCAGACCTCGGGCTGCGCGCAGGGCACGGCGTTCGGCGATCTCCTGGAAGCGGTCGAGAGCGTCACGCTGCCGAAGGCGGAGCTGCGGACGTCCTGGCTCTACCAGATGACGCAGACCATCAACACCATGCCCTCGCTCTATCTGGAGGCCGGTGCGATCCATGGCTGCGTGCTGTGTAAGGAAGGCACGCCGCTGTGCTACACCGAGGACGTCGGGCGGCACAACGCCGTCGACAAGATCGCCGGCTGGATGTACCGCCACAATGTCGATGCCGGCGACAAGATCCTCTACACGACGGGCCGGCTCACCTCGGAGATGGTGATCAAGACCGTGCGCATGGGCATTCCCATCCTCGTGTCGCGCTCCGGCTTCACCGCCTGGGGCGTCGATCTCGCGCGGCAAGTCGGGCTGACGCTGGTCGGGCGCACACGCGGAAAGCGCTTCCTTGCGCTCGCCGGCGAAGAGCGCATCGTCTACGACCAGAACCTCGACTATGTCGAGGAGGAGTCGGCAAAGCACAAGCGCAAGGGCGAAGGCGGCGATGACTGA
- the mobB gene encoding molybdopterin-guanine dinucleotide biosynthesis protein B: MKVIGLAGWSGAGKTTLLTRLIPHFKAEGLRVSVIKHAHHHFDVDVPGKDSWRHREAGAAEVLVSSERRWALMHELRGAGEPRLPELLEKLATVDLVVVEGFKREPHRKIEVHRAANGKPLLFPDDPGIVGIATDTAVETRLPTVHLDDIPAVAAMLLRAAMPVEEVAARSKVTR, translated from the coding sequence ATGAAAGTGATTGGCCTCGCGGGATGGAGCGGTGCAGGCAAGACCACGCTGCTGACGCGGCTGATTCCGCATTTCAAGGCCGAGGGCCTGCGCGTCTCCGTGATCAAGCACGCCCATCACCACTTCGACGTCGACGTGCCCGGCAAGGATTCCTGGCGCCATCGGGAAGCGGGCGCGGCCGAGGTGCTGGTATCGTCGGAGCGGCGCTGGGCGCTGATGCACGAGTTGCGCGGCGCGGGCGAGCCGCGGCTGCCGGAGCTGTTGGAAAAGCTTGCTACGGTCGATCTCGTCGTGGTCGAGGGGTTCAAGCGCGAGCCGCATCGCAAGATCGAGGTGCATCGCGCTGCCAACGGCAAGCCGCTGCTGTTTCCCGACGACCCCGGGATCGTCGGGATTGCAACCGACACGGCGGTTGAAACGAGGCTGCCGACGGTCCATCTGGACGATATCCCCGCCGTCGCTGCGATGCTGCTGCGTGCGGCGATGCCGGTCGAAGAGGTCGCGGCAAGAAGTAAAGTGACGCGCTGA
- the glp gene encoding gephyrin-like molybdotransferase Glp yields MAQLSDDCFAFGGPMMSVDDAVGLIATRVNAIVDVESVALTEADGRVLAKEIAAPLPLPPFTNSAVDGYAVRNTDLPQGEERAFPLDGRVAAGGAAGAPIKPGHTMRIFTGAPMPPGAETVFMQEDVRVDDSGRIVLPQGLKPGANVRPAGEDIPLGEVALRGGQRLRPQHVALAAAFGLTALDVVRRIRVAVFSTGDELASPGAPRGASQLFDSNRVMLIAMLRRLGCEVSDLGILRDDRASLAQGLKQVAGQHDLILTTGGVSTGEEDHVRAAVENIGRLVLWRMAIKPGRPVAMGIIDGTPLIGLPGNPVASFVTFVHVVRPTVLALAGSLPEPIVPIPVRAAFTYKKKEGRREYVRVFLRKGQDGALEVTKFPREGAGLLSSLVETDGLVELGEAVTRVEPGHSVGFLSYASLI; encoded by the coding sequence ATGGCGCAACTGTCCGACGATTGTTTTGCCTTTGGCGGACCGATGATGTCGGTCGACGACGCCGTCGGCCTGATCGCGACCCGCGTCAACGCGATTGTCGATGTCGAGTCGGTCGCACTCACCGAGGCCGATGGACGCGTGCTCGCGAAAGAAATTGCCGCGCCCTTACCCCTGCCGCCCTTCACCAACTCCGCCGTTGACGGCTATGCGGTGCGCAACACCGATCTCCCGCAGGGCGAGGAGAGGGCGTTTCCGCTCGACGGCCGCGTCGCGGCCGGCGGCGCCGCCGGGGCGCCGATCAAGCCCGGCCATACCATGCGCATCTTCACGGGCGCGCCGATGCCGCCGGGCGCCGAGACCGTCTTCATGCAGGAGGACGTGCGTGTCGACGATAGCGGCAGGATCGTGCTGCCACAGGGACTGAAGCCCGGCGCAAACGTCCGCCCGGCGGGCGAGGACATTCCGCTTGGAGAGGTCGCGCTGCGCGGGGGCCAGCGCTTGCGGCCGCAGCATGTTGCGCTCGCCGCAGCCTTCGGGCTGACGGCGCTCGATGTCGTCAGGCGCATCCGTGTCGCCGTGTTCTCGACCGGCGATGAGTTGGCGTCGCCAGGCGCGCCGCGCGGGGCGTCGCAGCTGTTCGATTCCAACCGCGTCATGCTGATCGCGATGCTGCGCCGGCTCGGTTGCGAGGTTTCCGATCTCGGCATCTTGCGCGACGATCGCGCCTCGCTCGCACAGGGCTTGAAGCAGGTCGCAGGCCAGCATGATCTGATCCTCACCACCGGCGGCGTCTCGACCGGCGAGGAGGATCACGTCAGGGCCGCCGTCGAAAACATCGGCAGGCTGGTGCTGTGGCGCATGGCGATCAAGCCCGGCCGCCCCGTGGCGATGGGCATCATCGACGGCACGCCGCTGATCGGGTTGCCCGGCAATCCCGTCGCGAGCTTCGTCACCTTCGTCCATGTGGTGCGGCCGACGGTGCTCGCGCTCGCCGGCAGCCTGCCGGAGCCGATCGTTCCGATTCCGGTGCGCGCCGCCTTCACCTACAAGAAGAAGGAGGGCAGGCGCGAATATGTTCGCGTCTTCCTGCGCAAGGGGCAGGACGGTGCGCTCGAGGTAACCAAGTTTCCGCGCGAAGGTGCGGGCCTGTTGTCGTCGCTGGTCGAGACCGACGGTCTGGTCGAGCTTGGTGAAGCCGTCACCCGCGTCGAGCCTGGGCACAGCGTCGGCTTCCTGTCCTATGCCAGCCTGATCTGA
- a CDS encoding sulfurtransferase TusA family protein codes for MTRTTLDLTGLKCPLPALKTRKALKPLNTGDQLEVHCTDPLSVIDIPNLIRETGDKVEITERNEARIVFLIEKADSP; via the coding sequence ATGACCAGGACCACACTCGATCTCACCGGGCTGAAATGCCCGCTGCCGGCGCTCAAGACGCGCAAGGCGCTCAAGCCGTTGAATACGGGCGACCAGCTCGAGGTTCACTGCACCGATCCCCTGTCGGTGATCGACATCCCCAACCTGATCCGCGAGACCGGCGACAAGGTCGAGATCACCGAACGCAACGAGGCGCGCATCGTGTTCCTGATCGAAAAGGCTGACAGCCCGTAG